The Acidimicrobiia bacterium nucleotide sequence GAAGTGATCGACTCCCCGGTTGACTTCGAATATCACACCGAAGATGAGGTAATAAACGGCCACGAACAGCAAAGGGTTACCAAGATGCCATACGTTGCCGAGCAGCGTGGTCTGGTGGGTGGTGCGGAGTTGCTGCAGGGGCACCTCAATAGCGAATTCCCGACGATTCCACATAGCCGCGAGGTACTCGCGAGTCGATAGGACGGCGTTGACCGAGGTCAAGCCGGATGATGATTCAGGGTTCGTGGTTGCCAAGAGAGGTTCTCCGTGAGGACAGGATCTGACGAAACGTTAGCGCTGGGTGAGGTTGACCGCAGCCAGGTCCCCACGCTGCGTTAGCCGTTGGTGATGATTCGGGTCTCATCGTGTTTAGCAATCTGGGTCTTGGTCGGTACGCAAAATTACTATGAATTCGGCCGCACTCCGATGACCGTTGGAATCCATTGGAGCAGCTGACCTCGACGTATCTTTGGGTATGTGACTGGCGAGTCCGTGGAGCCGACCGCTACCGCCTCGCCGGGATTCCGATGGTACGGGAGTTGGCGTCTACTGGTGGTGTCATAGACTGGGCCGATGTCACAGGCAGTTGCTCCTCTTCGTATTCGACAGTTCAGGTCACTTTGGCTGGCCTCGGTTGTCTCGAACGTTGGGTCGTTCCTCCAGGCTGTTGCAGGCTCGTGGCTCATGTTGGAACTTACGGGTTCGGCGACCTGGGTCGGATTCATGGTGGCGTCGACGACCCTGCCCCTCCTCTTCCTGGCGCTTACCGCCGGGGCACTTGCCGACCTCGTCGATCGGGCCAAGCTTCTGCTCGTTTCCCAGATCGTCATGGGATCGGCCGCAGCCGCCATGGCGATCATTACCTACACCAGCCAGATCAGCCCCGCCGTCCTGCTCACACTCGGGCTCGTCCTCGGAGTTGGCATGGCGTTCAACCTGCCTGCCTGGCAAGCCATGGTCCCCGACCTGGTCCCCAGGGGTATGGTCGCTAGCGCCGTCGCCTTGAACTCGGTGGCATTCAATGTCGCGAGGGCGGTCGGTCCGGCGCTCGGTGGTCTTATCGTCGCCACGGCAGGTCCCGAACTGGCCTTTGGGCTCAATGCCATCAGCTATGCCGGGGTGATCGTTGTGTTGGCCTTCATGCGACGGAGCCTGACCGAGTCTGAAAAAGAGACAAACTCGATGGCCAACGCGATTGCCCTGGGAGTTCGCTACGCCCGATTCACTAAGCCCTTTCGGAGGCTCCTTCTGCTGGCGGCTCTCTTCGCGATGACCTCGGCTGTAGTGCAGTCGGTGCTGCCGAGCCGGACCGAGGAACTCGGTGGCACTGCCACGGCCTATGGGTTGATGCTCGGAGCGATGGGCCTTGGCGCTCTCATGGCGGCCTTCTTGCGTGAGGTGGTCGTGTCGCGGCTCGGAGTCCATTCGCTGCCGGCCACCATTGGCCTGTTCGGATTGGCCGGGGTAGCGGTGGGGGCCGCTCCGTCGGTGGCATGGTCGATGGTCGCACTGGTCGTAGCCGGGGCGGCCTGGGTGTGGACACTGACCACGACCAATGCCACGGCCCAGTTGATGGCTCCCGAGTGGGTACGGGGTCGGGCGATGAGTTTGTACTCGCTGGCCTTTGTCGGCGTGCTACCGATTGGCTCGATTCTCGCCGGCACCGTAGCGGACCTGATCGGGGCAGGTCCATCCATGATGGTGTTCTCAGCAGGTTCGCTGGTGCTGGCGGTGCTGGCGCCTCGCCTCGGGATTCCGGCCCTGGCTGACGTGTCGACGCCCGAGTTCACCGCCGGGCCGGTTTTGGGCCATGCCATAACCGAGGGCGGTCCCGTCATGATTGTCAACACCTGGGATGTCGACACTGGCAACCTCGACGCATTTGCCGAGATCATGGCCGAGGTTCGCCTGGTACGCCTGCGAACTGGAGCCTATCGGTGGCGGTTGTACCGAAATGCCGAAGACCCACATCGGCTAAGTGAAGTGTTTCTAACCGTCTCGTGGGAGCAGCACCTTGCCCAGCATCGACGAATAGATGACGCGTCGGCCGGCCTATTGCGTGAAGCTCGAAAGCTCGACCGGGCGGGATCGCCTGTCAGTCGTCACCTCGTGGCGGTCGACGTCGAGGCCCCCGATGGTTGGGA carries:
- a CDS encoding ABC transporter permease, which gives rise to MATTNPESSSGLTSVNAVLSTREYLAAMWNRREFAIEVPLQQLRTTHQTTLLGNVWHLGNPLLFVAVYYLIFGVIFEVNRGVDHF
- a CDS encoding MFS transporter — its product is MSQAVAPLRIRQFRSLWLASVVSNVGSFLQAVAGSWLMLELTGSATWVGFMVASTTLPLLFLALTAGALADLVDRAKLLLVSQIVMGSAAAAMAIITYTSQISPAVLLTLGLVLGVGMAFNLPAWQAMVPDLVPRGMVASAVALNSVAFNVARAVGPALGGLIVATAGPELAFGLNAISYAGVIVVLAFMRRSLTESEKETNSMANAIALGVRYARFTKPFRRLLLLAALFAMTSAVVQSVLPSRTEELGGTATAYGLMLGAMGLGALMAAFLREVVVSRLGVHSLPATIGLFGLAGVAVGAAPSVAWSMVALVVAGAAWVWTLTTTNATAQLMAPEWVRGRAMSLYSLAFVGVLPIGSILAGTVADLIGAGPSMMVFSAGSLVLAVLAPRLGIPALADVSTPEFTAGPVLGHAITEGGPVMIVNTWDVDTGNLDAFAEIMAEVRLVRLRTGAYRWRLYRNAEDPHRLSEVFLTVSWEQHLAQHRRIDDASAGLLREARKLDRAGSPVSRHLVAVDVEAPDGW